One region of Citrus sinensis cultivar Valencia sweet orange chromosome 6, DVS_A1.0, whole genome shotgun sequence genomic DNA includes:
- the LOC102623038 gene encoding uncharacterized protein LOC102623038 isoform X1 gives MRIRKRQVPLPLSSLSPIPISSDPHYNGSPVVQLHPGHDPHQNLPQQADAVCSQPSDHSNQPIGSGNTLDQMDKDCLVLEDENGEKSDDSRKNSILGAEIAAAGVLSQLSSSHHVVGRWREGEKAFPLKKRSSRRENDEDNFKKMKTKLNNKKFAGNDQQEQGEQEEEEEEEEEEEEEEREVTKESVDNNSTSSKNKRGTKGGAIMEGSRCSRVNGRGWRCCQQTLVGYSLCEHHLGKGRLRSMNSVRSRSSNLGSSASSNKSTATTAAATNKLAISSSPSTTTLQESKMKQELVSDDDEKPLMMSAKKRVKLGMVKARSISSLLGQKDNNDIIAADNI, from the exons ATGAGGATCAGGAAAAGACAGGTACCCTTACCACTCTCTTCTTTATCTCCTATTCCCATCTCTTCAGATCCCCACTATAACGGCTCTCCGGTGGTGCAACTTCACCCTGGCCACGACCCACATCAGAATCTCCCCCAGCAAGCTGATGCAGTTTGTTCTCAGCCGTCTGATCATTCAAATCAACCGATCGGAAGCGGAAACACCCTCGATCAAATGGATAAAGATTGTTTG gTTTTGGAAGATGAGAATGGAGAGAAGAGTGATGATAGCAG GAAGAATAGCATCTTGGGTGCAGAAATAGCTGCCGCTGGAGTTCTTTCTCAATTGAGTTCTTCGCATCATG TTGTTGGGAGATGGCGTGAGGGAGAGAAAGCGTTCCCATTGAAGAAGAGATCGTCAAGAAGAGAGAATGATGAagataattttaagaaaatgaagacGAAATTGAATAACAAGAAATTTGCTGGTAATGATCAGCAAGAACAAggagaacaagaagaagaagaagaagaagaagaagaagaagaagaagaagaaagagaagtaACAAAAGAGAGTGTTGATAATAATAGTACTAGTTCAAAGAATAAAAGAGGTACTAAAGGCGGTGCAATAATGGAGGGCTCGAGGTGCAGTCGTGTGAATGGTCGAGGATGGAGATGTTGCCAACAAACCCTTGTGGGTTACTCTCTTTGTGAGCATCATTTGGGCAAGGGAAGATTGAGGAGCATGAACAGCGTTCGTAGCCGCTCGTCTAATTTGGGCAGTTCTGCATCGAGCAACAAGAGTACTGCTACTACTGCTGCCGCTACTAATAAGCTTGCAATATCGAGCTCTCCATCCACGACGACGTTGCAGGAAAGCAAAATGAAGCAAGAACTtgtttcagatgatgatgagaAGCCGTTGATGATGAGTGCAAAGAAGAGAGTGAAGCTTGGGATGGTCAAAGCTCGATCGATAAGTAGCTTGTTGGGTCAAAAggataataatgacattattgCTGCTGATAATATATAA
- the LOC107174465 gene encoding uncharacterized protein LOC107174465, with protein MASTSKESKSKALLLSVNLIFFIFLTSIPSSAEEQPACSDNFLELDVCVDVLEALSRHLAPPSKNYCCSLIGNLVELEAMGTCLCTALEVNVLDVIKQETIPSASLSLLWEYCESEIPSDFQCINLPSHSSL; from the coding sequence aTGGCTTCAACTTCAAAGGAATCAAAATCTAAAGCTCTTTTGCTCTCAGTAAATCtaatcttcttcatttttctcacCTCTATTCCTTCGTCCGCGGAGGAGCAGCCCGCTTGTTCGGATAATTTTTTGGAGTTGGATGTATGTGTTGATGTATTGGAAGCCTTGAGCCGTCACCTTGCCCCACCATCAAAGAACTATTGCTGCAGTTTGATTGGCAATTTGGTTGAGCTTGAAGCCATGGGTACTTGCCTCTGCACTGCCCTTGAAGTTAATGTCTTAGATGTGATCAAACAAGAGACGATTCCTTCTGCTTCATTGAGCTTGTTGTGGGAGTACTGTGAGTCCGAGATCCCCTCTGACTTCCAATGCATAAATCTGCCCTCTCATAGTTCTTTGTGA
- the LOC107174464 gene encoding uncharacterized protein LOC107174464 encodes MEPMKEEVSFRHFSHHHPLVLTPNSPPAAQNVACNGCNLSINTGKDYYHCKICNFSLHKVCYNMPIKTRHPGHPSHFLNLLVMPSSVKGSFKCKACSQNVTGFYYNCGQCGFCYHILCSALPLSTSVKTHSHPLELEFSLPYDFECDLCKKACYSGWLYRCRICEFDAHLACAIVNQRTQSLQHQSITDPLPNPLTRQIIYSPASLMESSKKIIDYGSESNELMQLVAQGIARGINQETVNVAIVTGWDEKLCSRSEKLKIKNGMIEFSGKIQTKQDMEHVDQLSTLSSCQFSDSYFSIDLAKSYSSYNHQPNQESSAINRREANVVQDAEQKTSYRNDSVLDRIAENLEPAAAKEELRKPSFGFHYGPEYKINEAFLKEAGIDANENRNNNKMKKKNEPKDRSSIKNQSSISDTERSCWWKLLQSCCYYPKYERETIFP; translated from the exons ATGGAACCAATGAAAGAAGAGGTCAGCTTTCGCCATTTTAGCCATCATCATCCTCTAGTCCTGACTCCTAATTCACCTCCAGCAGCTCAAAACGTCGCCTGTAATGGCTGCAATCTCAGCATCAACACTGGAAAGGACTACTATCACTGTAAGATTTGCAATTTTTCTCTACACAAAGTATGCTACAATATGCCTATAAAAACCCGGCACCCTGGGCACCCGAGTCATTTCTTAAACCTTCTTGTAATGCCTTCTTCAGTCAAAGGAAGCTTCAAGTGTAAGGCTTGTAGCCAAAATGTCACTGGCTTTTACTACAATTGTGGGCAATGTGGCTTTTGCTATCACATCTTATGCTCTGCTTTGCCACTTTCTACATCAGTCAAAACCCACTCTCATCCTCTTGAGCTAGAATTTTCACTTCCGTATGATTTCGAATGTGATTTATGCAAAAAGGCTTGCTATAGTGGGTGGCTTTATAGGTGTCGTATATGTGAGTTTGATGCACATCTAGCTTGTGCCATTGTCAATCAAAGAACACAGTCTCTTCAACATCAATCAATCACTGATCCATTGCCTAATCCATTGACGAGGCAAATCATATATTCTCCAGCATCCCTAATGGAATCcagcaaaaaaattatagattatGGCAGTGAAAGCAATGAGCTAATGCAGCTAGTGGCACAGGGGATTGCTAGAGGAATCAATCAAGAGACTGTTAACGTTGCAATAGTCACAGGATGGGATGAGAAATTGTGTAGTCGTAGCGAAaagctcaaaataaaaaatgggatGATTGAATTTTCaggaaaaattcaaacaaaacaagataTGGAGCATGTAGATCAATTGAGTACATTGTCGAGTTGTCAATTCAGTGActcatatttttcaattgatttaGCAAAGTCTTATTCAAGTTATAATCATCAGCCAAATCAAGAAAGTTCTGCAATCAACCGTCGCGAAGCAAACGTTGTTCAGGATGCTGAACAAAAGACTAGCTACAGAAATGATTCTGTGCTTGACAGGATTGCAGAAAATTTGGAGCCAGCAGCTGCCAAGGAAGAACTCAGGAAACCAAGTTTTGGATTTCATTATGGCCCTGAGTATAAGATAAATGAAGCATTTTTAAAGGAAGCTGGCATTGATGCAAATGAGAATcgaaacaacaacaaaatgaagaagaaaaatgaacccAAAGATAGATCAAGCATTAAAAATCAGAGCTCTATTTCAGATACT GAGAGGTCATGTTGGTGGAAGCTCCTTCAGTCCTGCTGCTATTATCCAAAATATGAAAGAGAAACAATATTTCCATAA
- the LOC102623038 gene encoding uncharacterized protein LOC102623038 isoform X2, producing the protein MRIRKRQNLPQQADAVCSQPSDHSNQPIGSGNTLDQMDKDCLVLEDENGEKSDDSRKNSILGAEIAAAGVLSQLSSSHHVVGRWREGEKAFPLKKRSSRRENDEDNFKKMKTKLNNKKFAGNDQQEQGEQEEEEEEEEEEEEEEREVTKESVDNNSTSSKNKRGTKGGAIMEGSRCSRVNGRGWRCCQQTLVGYSLCEHHLGKGRLRSMNSVRSRSSNLGSSASSNKSTATTAAATNKLAISSSPSTTTLQESKMKQELVSDDDEKPLMMSAKKRVKLGMVKARSISSLLGQKDNNDIIAADNI; encoded by the exons ATGAGGATCAGGAAAAGACAG AATCTCCCCCAGCAAGCTGATGCAGTTTGTTCTCAGCCGTCTGATCATTCAAATCAACCGATCGGAAGCGGAAACACCCTCGATCAAATGGATAAAGATTGTTTG gTTTTGGAAGATGAGAATGGAGAGAAGAGTGATGATAGCAG GAAGAATAGCATCTTGGGTGCAGAAATAGCTGCCGCTGGAGTTCTTTCTCAATTGAGTTCTTCGCATCATG TTGTTGGGAGATGGCGTGAGGGAGAGAAAGCGTTCCCATTGAAGAAGAGATCGTCAAGAAGAGAGAATGATGAagataattttaagaaaatgaagacGAAATTGAATAACAAGAAATTTGCTGGTAATGATCAGCAAGAACAAggagaacaagaagaagaagaagaagaagaagaagaagaagaagaagaagaaagagaagtaACAAAAGAGAGTGTTGATAATAATAGTACTAGTTCAAAGAATAAAAGAGGTACTAAAGGCGGTGCAATAATGGAGGGCTCGAGGTGCAGTCGTGTGAATGGTCGAGGATGGAGATGTTGCCAACAAACCCTTGTGGGTTACTCTCTTTGTGAGCATCATTTGGGCAAGGGAAGATTGAGGAGCATGAACAGCGTTCGTAGCCGCTCGTCTAATTTGGGCAGTTCTGCATCGAGCAACAAGAGTACTGCTACTACTGCTGCCGCTACTAATAAGCTTGCAATATCGAGCTCTCCATCCACGACGACGTTGCAGGAAAGCAAAATGAAGCAAGAACTtgtttcagatgatgatgagaAGCCGTTGATGATGAGTGCAAAGAAGAGAGTGAAGCTTGGGATGGTCAAAGCTCGATCGATAAGTAGCTTGTTGGGTCAAAAggataataatgacattattgCTGCTGATAATATATAA
- the LOC107174466 gene encoding uncharacterized protein LOC107174466, producing the protein MGNDGLFDSAKNLWQAWNIRAIILLSLSMQTILILLGPLRNRTSNTLITILIWSAYLLADWSPKFGVGLITESKRSAGGGDGGGSGSVNNQFVALWAQFLLLHLGGSDTITAFSLEDNQLWIRQLFGVAVQAVAAGYIFFQTLPGGNQLVIPVVFVFIAGVIKCFERIRAAYLASEKVVRKQISEELPDSETLEKEVTRIQSKGGSGSASKNKESVELARLYSKLFLGIIFDLIIHFDFNLERFITQDPSIALKNIEVELNFIYELFHTKINFVLSGLGMILRFTSFSSVVVALSVFYTQANSSNDAFEVGVTYTLFWATIALELLSIGFILHSRVEKTKQVSLKTRPLLWRRWSLSVSGFSWITYLAKARPLQRLARSDGSEASASEIIFARIIALVGLDNIVDDIRIGTRISHEPLPEELWNLIFQQIKKKADYVNRTLPDDLLNKIFQNDAVNQVLPIGMVHRTLHDLVHRYAPQGTENWLHNLLKEHLPPIDPKLEESAAKTAAKREINSSRGDWILREWERRHHLRHEEVEKIKKPTQSPLTQPRYRFDQDVLIWHAATELLYCTDDHRDRDPDREFSKLLSDYMLYLLVSKPEMLNTVDNVAKSELKESVPEARSSKLSLKPSELKTVC; encoded by the coding sequence atgggtaaTGATGGGCTGTTTGATAGCGCCAAGAATCTATGGCAAGCATGGAACATAAGGGCTATAATCTTGCTAAGTCTTTCAATGCAAACCATCTTAATTCTGCTGGGTCCCCTCCGAAACCGCACTTCAAACACACTGATCACAATCCTCATTTGGTCAGCTTACTTGCTCGCAGACTGGTCTCCTAAATTTGGTGTCGGACTAATTACAGAAAGCAAGCGTTCCGCtggtggtggtgatggtgGTGGCTCTGGGAGTGTGAACAATCAATTTGTAGCATTGTGGGCTCAATTTCTGCTGTTACATCTGGGTGGTTCGGATACCATAACTGCATTCTCTCTTGAAGACAACCAACTGTGGATCAGGCAATTGTTCGGAGTGGCAGTCCAAGCTGTTGCTGCTGGTTATATCTTCTTCCAGACGCTTCCCGGAGGAAACCAGCTTGTGATCCCAGTGGTATTCGTGTTTATTGCTGGAGTTATCAAGTGTTTTGAGAGGATACGAGCTGCGTATCTAGCAAGCGAGAAGGTTGTCAGAAAGCAGATATCTGAAGAACTTCCCGATTCTGAAACTCTAGAAAAAGAGGTTACAAGGATCCAAAGTAAAGGAGGATCCGGATCCGCAAGTAAAAACAAAGAGAGTGTCGAGTTGGCCCGTCTCTACTCGAAACTTTTTCTAGGGATCATTTTCGATCTCATCATCCACTTCGACTTCAACCTTGAGCGTTTCATTACCCAAGATCCTTCAATTGCCTTGAAAAACATTGAGGTTGAACTCAACTTTATTTATGAACTTTTTCATACCAAGATAAATTTTGTACTCTCTGGATTGGGAATGATTCTTCGGTTCACATCTTTTTCTTCAGTTGTGGTAGCCCTTTCAGTTTTCTATACTCAAGCTAATAGTTCCAATGATGCGTTTGAGGTCGGAGTCACATACACCTTGTTCTGGGCTACCATTGCCTTGGAGCTCCTAAGTATTGGATTCATCCTACACAGCAGAGTTGAAAAGACAAAGCAGGTGTCCTTGAAGACCAGACCTCTGCTGTGGCGCAGGTGGTCTCTTTCCGTCTCCGGATTTAGCTGGATAACATATTTGGCTAAGGCACGTCCACTACAGCGGCTTGCCAGAAGCGACGGAAGCGAAGCCTCCGCCTCCGAAATAATCTTCGCGAGAATCATTGCGCTCGTGGGCCTAGATAATATTGTGGATGATATAAGAATCGGAACAAGAATATCCCATGAGCCACTGCCTGAAGAATTGTGGAATCTCATATTtcagcaaattaaaaaaaaagctgacTACGTAAATCGGACTCTTCCCGATGATCtgttaaataagatttttcagaATGATGCGGTAAATCAGGTTCTTCCCATTGGTATGGTGCATCGGACTCTTCATGATCTGGTACATCGGTATGCTCCCCAAGGTACTGAAAATTGGCTGCATAATCTGTTAAAAGAGCATCTTCCCCCCATTGATCCGAAACTAGAAGAGAGCGCCGCAAAGACTGCAGCCAAGAGAGAGATAAATTCATCTAGAGGCGATTGGATTCTGCGGGAATGGGAGCGTCGTCATCATCTTCGTCACGAAGaagtagaaaaaataaagaaacccACACAGTCACCACTCACTCAACCTCGTTATCGTTTCGATCAAGACGTTCTAATATGGCACGCTGCCACCGAACTGCTTTACTGTACTGATGACCACCGAGATCGAGATCCCGATCGAGAATTCAGCAAGCTCCTCTCGGATTACATGCTGTATCTCTTAGTATCGAAGCCTGAGATGTTGAATACTGTGGATAACGTGGCCAAATCAGAACTGAAAGAAAGTGTTCCAGAGGCGAGATCCTCCAAGCTAAGTTTAAAACCAAGTGAGCTGAAGACTGTCTGTTAA